Proteins encoded in a region of the Vicia villosa cultivar HV-30 ecotype Madison, WI linkage group LG5, Vvil1.0, whole genome shotgun sequence genome:
- the LOC131603298 gene encoding putative transferase At1g60990, chloroplastic, whose protein sequence is MSMLSPLPSCFNLRNQPWLPSSLLLKPCLLPNLRFYSHRNKKNLTSFSVSAQSSAFDLSPPPIDHDFLDTVETAGAEVSEEGIIETFRNDEEALDAADNGVVVVDLSHFGRIRVSGDDRVKFLHNQSTANFESLQAGQGCDTVFVTPTARTIDIAHAWIMKSAITLVVSPETCRTITEMLNKYIFFADKVEIQDITKKTSLFVLVGPKSGQVMENLNLGDLVGKPYGTHQHFYVDEQPITIGVGNIISEGGFSLMMSPAAAPSVWKAILAQGAVAMGSNAWNKLRVIQGRPAPGMELTNEFNVLEAHLWNSISINKGCYKGQETIARLITYDGVKQRLWGFHLSAAAEPGSIITVDGKKVGKLTSYTSGRKQSEHFGLGYIKKQAVSEGDSVIVGDNISGTVVEVPFLSRQRPLSASSNS, encoded by the exons ATGTCTATGCTATCACCACTACCATCTTGCTTCAACCTTCGAAACCAACCATGGCTTCCATCTTCACTATTGCTCAAACCTTGTTTACTCCCAAACCTTCGATTCTACTCTCACCGCAACAAGAAGAATCTAACATCTTTCTCTGTTTCCGCTCAATCTTCAGCTTTCGACCTTTCTCCACCCCCTATCGACCATGATTTCCTG GACACTGTCGAAACTGCCGGCGCCGAGGTTTCTGAGGAAGGAATAATTGAAACATTTCGTAATGATGAAGAAGCACTCGATGCCGCAGACAATGGAGTTGTT GTTGTGGATCTTTCACACTTCGGCCGGATAAGAG TCAGTGGAGATGACCGCGTTAAGTTCCTTCACAACCAGAGCACTGCAAACTTTGAAAGTCTACAAGCAGGGCAA GGATGTGACACCGTTTTTGTAACACCAACAGCTCGAACTATAGATATTGCACATGCATGGATCATG AAAAGTGCAATAACTTTAGTGGTTTCGCCAGAGACTTGTAGGACCATTACTGAAATGCTGAACAA GTACATATTTTTTGCTGATAAGGTAGAGATTCAAGACATCACTAAGAAAACCAGCTTATTTGTTTTGGTGGGACCCAAAAGTGGCCAG GTGATGGAGAACTTGAACCTAGGCGATCTTGTTGGAAAACCGTATGGTACTCATCAACATTTTTAT GTTGATGAGCAGCCTATAACTATAGGAGTTGGAAATATCATTTCTGAAGGTGGTTTTTCATTGATGATGTCTCCAGCAGCTGCTCCATCTGTCTGGAAAGCTATTCTTGCTCAAGGGGCTGTTGCAATGGGTTCtaatgcttggaataaattaagGGTTATCCAAG GAAGGCCTGCTCCTGGAATGGAGCTAACAAATGAATTCAATGTCCTGGAAGCCCATCTATGGAACTCAATTTCTATAAACAAGG GCTGTTACAAAGGTCAAGAGACTATAGCTAGGCTCATAACATACGATGGAGTCAAACAGAGGTTATGGGGATTTCATCTTTCTGCAGCCGCAGAACCTGGCAGTATTATTACAGTCGATGGGAAAAAG GTTGGGAAATTGACTAGTTACACATCTGGAAGGAAGCAATCTGAACACTTTGGATTAGGCTACATCAAGAAACAAgctgtttcagaaggagacagTGTAATAGTCGGAGACAACATCAGTGGAACAGTAGTGGAAGTACCTTTTCTCTCTCGACAACGCCCACTGTCTGCTAGTTCAAATTCATGA
- the LOC131603297 gene encoding probable receptor-like protein kinase At1g11050 — MEFILVLFMIFVVSTNSNSVAASPSTNNSLCPVDMNYVLTVPWNTSTCLTQNKPQTSLCCQTLLSLFGIALAQNLNKNSLFQLPNLSTSTSCLQDFQTKLTSLSLHNDLVSSCFDPLQFVITPNICARIQSKQDWFSSVGPESLFNTSCKQDLSVSTNCDACVDQGLKVQEKLNQIDGNSSHSKDCFYFTILYIAGVVNQFGPENIGVMSCILELPLNSQVVSRKKSHHALVFGLIGASVAFMVIMFSLLGFYFWHTGWLKRKRTGNFLSHADPREQRSILRFRPNTGSIWIKFDELVKATDNFSLQNFIGRGGFGMVYKGILSDGTTVAVKRIEESDFQGDDEFYTEVEIISKLKHRNLVPLRGCCVVDEDHNQEHRNRYLVYDYMPNGNLEDHLFPSMVNENENKLLTWPRRKNIILDVAIGLVYLHFGVKPAIYHRDIKATNILLDAEMRARVADFGLAKESSESRSQLNTRVAGTYGYLAPEYALYGQLSEKSDVYSFGVVVLEVMCGRKALELSSSGTPSFLITDWVWSLMKAGNLAEALDGSMLVDDGESNGRNIMERFLVVGILCCHVIADSRPTILDALKMLEGDIEVPSIPDRPMTLENHMFINGD, encoded by the coding sequence ATGGAGTTCATTCTTGTGCTTTTCATGATCTTTGTTGTGTCTACAAATTCAAACTCAGTAGCAGCCTCTCCCTCCACCAACAACTCTCTGTGTCCAGTTGACATGAATTATGTATTAACAGTTCCTTGGAACACCTCTACCTGTCTTACCCAAAACAAACCACAAACAAGTCTATGTTGTCAAACTTTGCTGTCACTTTTTGGTATAGCACTAGCACAAAACCTCAACAAGAATTCTCTTTTCCAACTCCCAAACCTATCTACCTCCACCTCATGCCTTCAAGACTTCCAAACTAAGCTCACTTCCCTTTCACTTCACAACGACCTCGTCTCTTCATGCTTTGATCCACTTCAATTTGTTATCACTCCTAACATCTGTGCTCGTATTCAATCTAAGCAAGATTGGTTCAGCAGCGTCGGTCCTGAATCATTGTTCAACACTTCTTGTAAACAAGACCTTAGTGTTTCTACCAACTGTGATGCATGTGTTGATCAGGGACTCAAGGTTCAAGAGAAGCTGAATCAAATTGATGGTAATAGTTCACATTCTAAAGATTGCTTTTACTTCACTATACTTTACATTGCCGGAGTTGTGAATCAGTTTGGCCCTGAAAACATCGGTGTTATGTCTTGTATTCTTGAACTGCCTCTTAACTCTCAAGTGGTTTCCAGAAAAAAGAGCCATCATGCACTTGTTTTTGGGTTAATCGGAGCTTCAGTTGCATTCATGGTTATCATGTTTTCTTTGCTTGGCTTCTATTTTTGGCACACTGGTTGGTTAAAGAGAAAAAGGACCGGTAATTTTTTAAGCCATGCTGATCCAAGGGAACAACGGTCCATCCTAAGATTTAGACCAAACACAGGGTCAATTTGGATCAAATTTGATGAACTTGTGAAGGCCACTGACaatttttcactccaaaacttTATCGGTAGAGGTGGATTTGGGATGGTTTACAAGGGGATTCTATCAGACGGCACAACTGTCGCTGTTAAAAGGATCGAAGAATCTGATTTTCAAGGGGATGATGAATTCTACACTGAAGTCGAAATTATTAGCAAGTTGAAGCACCGCAATCTAGTGCCGCTTAGAGGCTGTTGTGTGGTCGATGAGGATCATAATCAAGAACACAGAAATAGGTATCTTGTCTACGATTATATGCCTAATGGTAACCTTGAAGATCATCTCTTTCCATCCATGGTCAACGAAAACGAAAATAAATTGTTGACTTGGCCTCGAAGAAAAAACATAATCTTAGATGTGGCAATTGGGTTGGTTTATTTGCACTTTGGAGTCAAACCTGCTATTTATCATAGAGATATCAAAGCTACCAATATACTACTCGATGCGGAAATGAGAGCAAGGGTTGCAGATTTCGGACTGGCAAAAGAAAGCAGTGAAAGTAGGTCTCAGTTGAATACTAGAGTAGCCGGGACTTACGGATATCTTGCACCAGAATATGCGCTTTATGGTCAGTTAAGTGAGAAGAGTGATGTTTACAGCTTTGGTGTGGTTGTTTTGGAGGTTATGTGTGGAAGAAAAGCTCTTGAGTTGTCTTCATCAGGAACACCTAGTTTCTTGATCACGGATTGGGTTTGGTCGTTGATGAAAGCTGGAAATTTAGCAGAAGCTTTGGATGGTTCTATGTTGGTGGATGATGGGGAGTCCAATGGTAGAAATATAATGGAGAGGTTTTTGGTGGTTGGAATTTTGTGTTGTCATGTAATAGCTGATTCAAGGCCAACAATTTTGGATGCTTTGAAGATGTTAGAAGGGGACATTGAGGTTCCATCAATTCCAGATAGACCAATGACTCTTGAGAACCACATGTTTATCAATGGTGATTGA